The following coding sequences are from one Thermostaphylospora chromogena window:
- a CDS encoding ABC transporter ATP-binding protein: MSRTYAGMGAIVTEPAPSPTPAIELDSVVKEYRARGEIVRAVKGVTFAIAEGEFFSLLGPSGCGKTTTMRMIAGFEEPSSGVIRLHGEDVTGVPPNKRDVNMVFQSYALFPHMDVWENVAFGLRRKKVPEPEIRRRVGEMLEIVNLTGMEKRRPREMSGGQQQRVALARALVNRPRALLLDEPLGALDLKLRQAMQIELKRIQRDVGVTFVYVTHDQNEALTMSDRIAVMNEGVVEQLAPPREIYERPATAFVADFIGTSNLLAGTVERVADGVAVIPREYGRVLVAGAACAAGDRLTVTVRPEKITISTEEPAGEVSAVRGTVAEVVYLGTYSSYAVGLADGTEVTVFQQNAHDNTATAERGDAVWLSWRPQHSYAIGS, translated from the coding sequence ATGAGCAGAACCTACGCGGGCATGGGCGCCATCGTCACCGAGCCCGCTCCCTCGCCGACGCCCGCCATCGAACTCGACTCCGTCGTCAAGGAGTACCGCGCCAGGGGTGAGATCGTGCGGGCCGTGAAGGGGGTGACGTTCGCCATTGCGGAAGGCGAGTTCTTCTCCCTGCTCGGCCCTTCAGGGTGCGGCAAGACCACCACCATGCGGATGATCGCCGGTTTCGAGGAGCCCTCCTCGGGCGTGATCCGCCTGCATGGCGAGGACGTCACCGGCGTGCCGCCGAACAAGCGGGACGTCAACATGGTGTTCCAGTCCTACGCCCTGTTCCCGCACATGGACGTGTGGGAGAACGTCGCCTTCGGGCTGCGGCGCAAGAAGGTGCCCGAACCGGAGATCCGGCGGCGGGTCGGCGAGATGCTGGAGATCGTCAACCTGACGGGAATGGAGAAGCGCCGCCCCCGGGAGATGTCCGGTGGCCAGCAGCAGCGGGTGGCGCTCGCCCGCGCCCTGGTCAACCGGCCCCGAGCGCTGCTGCTCGACGAGCCGCTCGGCGCGCTCGACCTCAAGCTGCGCCAGGCGATGCAGATCGAGCTCAAGCGCATTCAGCGCGATGTCGGCGTCACCTTCGTCTACGTCACCCACGACCAGAACGAGGCGCTCACCATGAGCGACCGGATCGCGGTCATGAACGAAGGGGTGGTGGAGCAGCTCGCCCCGCCCCGGGAGATCTACGAGCGGCCCGCGACCGCCTTCGTCGCCGACTTCATCGGCACGTCCAACCTGCTTGCCGGAACGGTGGAACGGGTCGCCGACGGCGTCGCCGTGATACCGCGCGAGTACGGGCGGGTGCTCGTGGCGGGGGCAGCGTGCGCGGCCGGAGACCGGCTGACGGTCACCGTGCGCCCGGAGAAGATCACCATTTCGACCGAGGAGCCCGCCGGGGAGGTCAGCGCCGTCCGCGGCACCGTCGCGGAGGTCGTCTACCTCGGCACCTACAGCAGTTACGCCGTGGGGCTGGCCGACGGCACCGAGGTGACCGTCTTCCAGCAGAACGCGCATGACAACACGGCCACGGCGGAACGAGGGGACGCCGTGTGGCTGTCATGGCGACCGCAGCACTCCTACGCGATTGGAAGTTGA
- a CDS encoding aldehyde dehydrogenase family protein, translated as MKHGLAGSVRTSDHWRAMRVSNRLDFGAVWVKTHIPFISETPHHGVEHSGYGKDLSVFSLHDYTRVKHVMHYIGA; from the coding sequence GTGAAACACGGTCTGGCCGGATCCGTGCGGACCTCCGACCACTGGCGGGCGATGCGCGTGTCGAACCGGCTAGACTTCGGCGCGGTGTGGGTGAAAACGCACATTCCGTTCATTTCCGAGACGCCACACCACGGCGTCGAGCATTCCGGATACGGCAAGGACCTGTCGGTTTTCAGCCTTCATGACTACACGAGGGTCAAGCACGTCATGCACTACATCGGCGCGTGA